GAAAGGAACGGTTCCATCCACCTAGTTGCTGTTGCCTCACATCTAGTTCTCCTGGATTCTTCTTTCGCTTACCCTACATGTCTAAACCGTCAGCAGGTCGTGTCAGTGCCACTCCCCAAACATCTCTGAGCCTATCCGCTTTTCCTTTCACCCCCTCTGCCCTAGCGCGGCCTGTCGTCTTGTCTGGACTCCTGCAGTGGCCTCTCACTAGTTTCCCTGTGTCCTCTGGCCCTCCCAGAGCTTGGCTAAAAATCCCTGTCTTCTCACtcctagaataaaaaaaaaactgcatccTCTGACTTACAGAGCCCCACCCCTACATGCTCTAGCCTCCACGCTGTTCTTATGCCCTTGGCCCCTTAAGCTTGAACCCCTGGCTGGGCAAATTCTCATTTCCAGTTTAGGGTCAGCATGTGCTCTGCCTGGAATCCCCCGCCCCGCCAGCTGTCAGCTTGGTTTCcgcacccaccccctccccggcaGCCATCTTGGTCTCCCTCCCCTGTCTGCCTTAGCATTCTGATGTGCTCTTTGTCTGTTACCTGTCTCCCCTAGTGGAACAGACTTGCCATGAGAGGAGGGACTTATGTCCTGTTCCAGACTGTGTCCCTGGTACTTAAGAGCAGAGCCCGGCACTTGGGGGCTCCTCAGTAAGtggtgagggacagagaagaTAGCAAAGAGAGGAGAGGCTTGGAGAGGGCAGATGATGACCGACACAGGGCACATTGCATTTGAGGTGCCTACGGGTTGCCCGTGTCTGGCTTTAAGGCTTAGAAGAAAAGTGAGATCAGAGAGATTTGTGAGGGTGTCACAATTCTGGACCCAAGGGGATAAGATCTCTGTTTTGAAGAGAGATGCCAGAGCAAAAGGGCTCCAAGCGGGTGACGGGCAGAGGGTTTGGTGAGAACTGAGTCATCCCTGGAAGAAGCCAGGGTGGCTTGAGCCTTTGCCCCAGagttcccatgttgggtgtgttGGGTAGCCCTGATCTGGACCCACTTCCATCCTGTCTAGGTTTACCAAGATTCAGAATACGAAGCTGACCATGAAGCGGGATGGCATTGGGTCGGTGCGGTACCAGGTCTTGGAAGTGTCTCGGCAACCACTCTTCACCAATATCACAGTGGACATTGGGCGGCCCCCGTCATGGCCCCCTCGGGGCTGATACTAATGGACAGAGGCTCCCAGTGCCAAGGATTGCCTGCCAGAGGACTGACTATAGCCTGGCTGGCGGCTACTCTGTGGGGGATCCCCCAGGACCGAGACTGTGGGCTCTGTTTTCGGAGGGTCTTCCATAGGCCCCCCCCAGCTGCACCTGGAAGTTTCAGAACCTACTTTGGGGGGACTTCCAACCTGGGCAAGCCCCTCCAGTGTGGCCCTCTCTGGGGTCAAcccttcttcctgcccctccctccccagcccagccctctcaCTGTCAGGGTCGGGCCAGCCCCTGCACTGCCTCACCGAGTGGCCTGGGCTAGGTCActccacctctctgtgcctcagtttctccccccTTGAGTCCCCTAGGGCCTGGAAGAGTGGGAGGTAAAACTAGGGGGCAGTGTGGCTTCCAGGGGGAATCCTCAGACCTGAGGATCCCCCGTGCTCCCAGGGGAGGGGAAacctttttcattcaacattgtaGGGGCAAACTCTGGTGCGCCCCCTGCTGAGGAGCAACCCCCGGAGGGGACCAGAGGGGGTGCTGTGTCGCTGCCTGGGATCTTGGGGTTGGGCTTTGCATGGGGGGCGGTTGGGGCTTAGATCAGTCAGTCTGGTTCCCGCCTCCCTGTCTCAGAAAGAAGGCAGTAGCCCCAGGGCCGGCTCGTTGTTTGTACATTGCACAGAAACTTGTGTGGGTGCTTTAGTAAAAAACGTGAATGGAGCAGCCCCTTTGCCTGCTTGGGGTTAGAGAATCTGGGCCCAGATTCCAGACCCCGTGTGCGCTGTGGGAGGGCACCTGGCCTAACCCGTCTGTCTGGCCCGGGCTGTCCTGGTTCCCCAGGCCCCTGCAAGCGCAGCCGCTGGCGAGACTTCGCCGACCCTTAGAGGAAAGGTTTACCCCGCCGCTGCCTCCAGGCCAGGAGAAGCAACTAAGTAATAAGAACCCCAGCGGGCTCCGATTTCTCGGTTCTTCCCACCTGCCCCGAAGCCGAAAGCTGCCCAGAGGGCTTGGCAGCAGAGCCCTGTAGATGGTTCGGACTCCCAAACCACCTACCTCGGCGGCGGGTCTGACTCCCCTCTAGCTGGCTCCGCCCACCCCACCTGGAatggctgggggcggggcctgggtaGCGGCGCGGTTTCCCGGGTGACGGCCGCGCGGAAGAGGCGGGGCTAGGGCCCTGGTCCTCACTGCCCGGCCCCTGGGGGCCGTGACCGGAAACCGCGGCCCCCGAGAGTCAGCCAGAAGCAGGGCCGAAGCGACAGCGCCAGAGATCGGCGACTCCGGACCGGGTAGTTCGGTCGCTGGGTCTGGCGGCAGAACAGGGGTGGGGCTTGGGAGAGGCCGGGGAGCGTGATGGGCTGGGGGCGTGGCCCGTGAGGCCAGGAAGGGGCGGGGCGGGAGTGGGCGGGGCCCAGCCTTGGGCTACTGGCCTCCGGGTAACGCGGCGCTGCCTCATGCTCTCCCGCAGGTGCAAGCCTGGGACTGCTCGTCGGGGGGCGGCGGCGCGGGCGGGCCATGCTCCGGGACTCCCCGTCTCTGTGGGGGCTGGTAGAGGAGTACGTTCCGCTCCCAGAGCGGCCCGAAGTGAAGAGGATTCTGGGGGAGACGACGGTGGACCTGAGCCTGGAGCTGCGGGCAGAGGTGGGGAGCGGGCAGATGGGCCACACTCCAGGCCTGTCCCAGGACTCGGGTGATTTCCCCACCTCCTCCGGGTCCCTGGTCCTGCCCGACAGGTCTCGAGATCTTGCCGGATTTCACTCTCCGCGCAGCCCTCTTGACTCCGCTCTGCCCCTCAGTCCCTCAGCCCCCTTCACTCCCGTCACTTCTCTCCCCAGTCGCAAGGTGTCCCAGCTCTCCTTGCAGGTGGTGATGCTACAGTCACTGCTCCAAGAGGCTCGATCCTCCCAAGCCTCTGGCTCCCGCCCCACTTCtgacccctcctcccttctggcacCACCGCCCCTCCTAAGAGATCTCGTGCGCCAGGAACTGAGGCAGCTGCTCCTAGGTCTCCGCCAGAAGGCCATCTGCGAGGGCAGGTGGGAACCTCAGACCTAGGGCTAAGCCCCACGGCAGACCTAAGAGGGGCTAGCCCTGCGCCTGATAAGGTGCTGGGATTGCCTTTGATGGTTCCCTGGAAGGAACTCCTAAATTACCTTCAGTGCACCTTCTGCAGGGACCAGACCCAGGCTTGGGTACAGTATAGCCCCAGGGTCCTGCACTTTGCCTTGGAGGAGCCTAAGTGTGGTTTGCCAGAACAGGAGACATTGCAGATGAGAGCTGGTGAACCCAGGTAAAGTGGTGGTAGGAGAGGAGGGATCGGTCCCTGCTTGGCAGAGGACACCAGCCAGCTGGTGGGTTCCACCTGACTCCATGGAGAAGTTCCTGGCCTGGAGCTGGACCTCTTACAAACACATGCAGGGATCAACGGGAGCTGGGCTAGAGAGCACTGGGGACTGAATGAGATAAAGGAGCAGGAGCGTGTTCATAAGTGAATGGCAGCAGCCACTTATTTCTAGTTCTCACACAACCGTTTGGGGGGATGATGGCTCCCTTTTACCGATGAGGAACTAAAACTCAGAAGGGATAAtccacttgcccaaggtcacacacactGAAGGGTGGCAGAGCTCATTTGCAAACCCAGGCTCCGGAACTCCTCCCCTTTGCACTATATTATGTTGCCTTTGTGAGAAAAGACACAGAACTATCTAGGAGAAGTGGCATTTGTGTCCTGAAGGCCTGGGGTGAGGCAACATGGGGAGAGTGACGTTGACCTCATCTGcaagcagcagtcagagggaccTCAGCATCATCAAGGACCAACTGAATGTGTCCAGCATCGACCAGGTTGCTGGACACCTGCGGTGAGGCCCCTGAGTGTGCATGGTGGGGGTGGACTCAGGGAGCATGGGGCTGGGACAGGTCTTGAAGTACCAGGACTGGACTGCGGGAGAGGAGAAGGCGGCCACACATTTGGTGGACCAGCAGGGGAAGGCtgagagggggaaaggggaaagggtgGGTTGCTGCAGTGCCGCTGTGGTTGCTGCCAGAAGAGGTCAAGCAGGGATGCCAGCAGCCTCCAAGGCCTGAGGAACCATGGGAGGGTTgtaagcaggggaagggctgTGATGTGGGAAAGAAGGGACGCTGGAGAAGGCCCCTGCAGTAATGCGGAAGAGAGGATGGTGGGCGCTGTGAGGTAGGCACAGGGAGGACACTTCCTGCCCTGGCAGAGGCTGGCGGGGATGGGAGGCTATGGCCAGCACCTGGCCACCCAGAGCTGAGGGGGTGGGCTGAGGCAGGGGGTGGGCTGAGGCAGGGGGACCTGGAGATGGAGAGGCTGGAGGTTAAGGCTGGGTGGAGGGCTCAGCTGAGACTGGGTCCTGTGGAGCCGGTCTCAGCTGCCATACTCCCATGCATCCCAGGAGCCTCCTGGAGGAGGAGTGTCATGCCTTGGAGAGGATGGGCCCCGTCCTGCAGGTGAGCTTCGGCCCTGGGCCTCCATGCCCAGAGCCTTTCTGCAGAGTGTAGACACCGCTGCCTCTCACCTGGTGCGTGAGAgccatgtgcgtgtgtgtgtgcacagaaagGTGTGTGCATGGCCATTTCTCACATGTGCACGGTCCCTGTGTGTGTGAATCCAGAAGATTCTGGTTGAGCCCCTTAGCCCAAGGTCAGCACTTTTAGATTAACTTGCTGAATTTGTCCCTGTCTTTGCCTCCTTACCTTCCCTGAGTCTGAGTCCAAGACATTTACCACCTCACCAAGCTGGGCTTTTCAGCGGGCTAgtgtccccccccccagggaCTGCCTGAGCCAGTTTGGGGGTCCTGCGTGGGGATCTTGGCCTCTGCATCCTGCCCTGTCTCACCCCTGCCTAAGGCTGGGGCACTGAGCCAGCTCTCCCTGCAGCGCTGCCTGGAAGAGGAGTATACAGGGGCGCCCCAGGCCTCTGAGGCAACCCTAGAGCCCACCCTGGCAGGTGAGGACCCCAAGGAGGCCCCAGAGCACGCAGACTCCTGCTCTCCAGCCCACACTGTACAcacccccagggctgctgggcgCTGCGTCTCAGAGGTGCCTCTCCTCCAGAGCTGaaggagcagaaggcagccatGCGCCGGGAGCTGCaggcccctctgaggcccccCTGTGTCTCCTCCAGCCACGGGTCACCCAGAGCGGCGGGACGGCTGGGCAGGGGGGGCGAAGGCTCAGGCCACTGCTCGCTCACAGCTGCTCTGTTCAGGCAGCAGCCCGGGGGGTCCTCCAGCCGAGGTCTCAGCCCCCGGCCTTGCCCCCACGGGGCTGCTGGAGCTCAGGCGGGGCCTCGCCAGGGCTGCCTGCCCACTCCCCCTCTGGAGCACTGCCCCCGGCCCCGACCTCGAGGCCTGACTACCACCTGCCGCTGGGGACGGAAGCTTCAGTGCAGCCCCGGGAAGAGGCCGGCCTCCACTCTGATGTCTGGCGCAgcaccccaggccccaccctgaaGGGCTGGTGGTGAAGTGGGCTTCGGCTTCTGCTGGAACTCACCCCATCTGCCGCTGCCACCTCTCCGTTGCCATGGCCCAGCCTGCTTAGGTCTAGTCTTGCATGGGCCCTCGCCAGGATGCAAGGCCGCCCATCTGTCTGgcccttgccccaccccctggCCAAGTCCCTGGTGTCTGGTTCTGACCATCAGAGCCTTTGGCCTTTCCTCTCCCAGTCCTCCACAAAGGCCTGGCAGGCAGAGGTCTCATCCCAGCCCCGACTCTTGTCCCCCTGGGGGACTCAGACGAAGCACGGCAGCAGCTCAGAGACAGGAatagaaatttcattaaaatctaTGGACTTTAAAATCCTAGTGGTGCACagatggggaggggtgggtggtgcACCGTTATTGCTACAGAGGGTTAGAGGCGGCTCTTCCGGGGCTGGCACtgcacagagggacagagaggacgGACACACGGAcactgtggggctggggggaaggagcTCCGGCTCCGGAGAGGGGATGGGGCATGCGGGCCGGGGCCATTTGGCACATGAACAAGGGCAGCCCAGTTTGGGAAGACTGGGCCTTTCGCCTGGTGGAGGGAGGGCAAGGGGGTTTCGTGGAAGgtccccttccccagggctctgggctcgAACCTCGTGCTCAGCAGCACCCCACCCCGACCCCCAGGAACTAGTGCTTTGGGCAGGCTGCTGGGTCGTGGGCCTCTGCTGGCTGGGCCTCACAGCCGGGGCTGGGATGAGGTGCAGCGGCCCCAGAGCAGCCGagtgaggggcaggcagggctggaagACAGAGGGGGCCCGAGGCTGGGGGCACGGGAGTGGCAACCACAGATAATAcgatttttacaaaaataattacacaGACAAACAGGGCTGGGCGGCACAGCCTGACAAGTAACACTGTACAGCCCCTtagcccctcaccctgcccctggATAGGAAGACCCAAATTTgcctgggcagaggctggggtcTGCTCTGAGGGCAAGAACACTGCTCAGGAGGCTGGAGGCCCAAGGAGGGGGACAGGTAGGGGGCCCACCTAGAACTGCAGCTCAAGGCAGAGTGCGGGCGCGTCAGAGGCCATGTAAAGCCCAGCAGATCTCTGGGGACATGGCCTGAGACCCCCTCCAAAGTGCTTTGGGCAACCCCCCGGCAACCCTCCCATCACCCACACCCATCCCCAGCTGCCATCTTGGCATCCAAAGGACCTGTAAACACCGGGGACACGGGCACAAATGACGCTACCAGTAGTGACCAAGGTGACAGCAGCCACCCTGGCCAGGGCATGGCAGGGGCAGGTGGTGACAcccatcccctgcctccccagTCTCTGTGGTGGGAGCACGGGCGGGGGTGGGGCCCTTGATGGGCCCTCCCCTGGCGGCCGTGCTCATATCCGAGAGTCCTGCAGACGGCTAGAGCCGTTACTGCCCACTGTGGGGATCTGGGCCTTGTCCGGGTGCAGCGGCTGGACCTCAAGCCCGTCTtcaggagagggtgggagggtgggggcataGCGCCCAGTCTGgtgctccaggagggcagggccccAGTCTCTGCTTGGCTTCGTCGCATTTTTCAAACGCTGCAGGAGAGGTAGACATGGAGGGTGGGTGGGCACTTCGAAGGGAGCCATTAAGCCCCATCCACTCACCCCCTCCTGGTCCACCTGGCTGCGGCCTGTCCCACCCCTCACCTGGAGGAGGGTGTCCCCATCTGTGCGGCAGAGCTGGAACAGGGCATACAGAGGGATGCAAATGACGGAGGACAGAGCCATTAGGAAGCCGATGGCCACAGCCCAGCCTGGATACTGGTAGTGGTTGTAGGTTATTGGCTGGTACTGAATCACCGTGAAGACGAGAATGAACTGCAGAGAGTAGGAGATGGGAGTGCACGTGAGGCCTGTCCAACACTGCCCCTCCATTCCCGCCCTTTTCCAGGCCTCAGTCCTCCTCCCAGCAGcaccccctgccttcctctccagtTTCCCAAACTAGGAAGAGGCATTTGGGGAAGGACAGGGGCAATGTCAAGGTTTGGGTAGTGGAAGCAGCAGATGGAACCAGGGGTCCAGGGCCTGGGGGGCAGGTAGGCATCAGGCATCATGGAAGAGAAGAGGTCTGTCCTCGCCATAATCCTGAACCAGCCAGGGAACAAGTGATATCACCTCTGAAGTCAGTCAGTTCTGCTCAAAGCCTCACGATGCTCCCTTTTGCCAAATCCTTGGCCTTAGGGCTTTTTACTGTCTCACAGCAAGACCTCACTTATTCCTCTAACCATGTTAACCTGGTCTCAGTGTCTCAGCTGTACCCAGcattttcctccctcttcatTTATTCTGGAAAATCCTCTCCATTTTCCTCTGTCAGACCCTATGCAGATGCCACCTCCTTCAAGAAGCCTTTCCAGATTTCTCATCCCTCTTCCCGAAAGGGCTGTCAAGGGCATTTTCCATCCGCTAAGTGTTTGTTTCATGTTTCCCATAGGCCTGGGGCCTCCTGGGACTGCATCAGGGtctctagtgcctggcacagtgcccggcacaaCCTCACTTGCTGATTTGACCGGACTTGTGCAGAGACATGGGAGTGATGCGGGAGAGGAGAGGGCAAAGCCCTGCCTGTCTATGGCTATGGAGCCATAGGGGAGGCTCCAAAGGCTAGAAATGGTGAATGGCAGGCTGGGGACTGGGAACTGTTTTGGAAAGAGAGGAGTGAGATGGGAAATAAAGCCCAGGGCCACAGCAATGGCACCAAACTAAGGAAACAGAACGATGGGCAGGTGGCTCACGGCCCACTCCCCAGGAGGGCTCAGCATCCGCCTCCTGAGCCCTCAGCTGCATCCTGGTGACCAAATTCAGGAGGGCAAGACCCACATCCACTAGGGGGCCCCCTCCTGGGATGCTGCACATAGTAGAAGCTTATGACAAGTTTCCTGATGGAACCAGCTGCTGATCAAGGTGTAAACAAATCCTTTATTTCAGCAGAAAGATGGTTTGTCAGAAAGAGCTTTTCAGAAATGCAGAAGTAAAGCCCCCAAAGAAGACACGACAGCCCAGAAACATGGGTCCATAGGGCCTGAAGTCCTCAGCTTAGGGCGACTCTGGCCTGGCTTTCTGAGCACAGAGACGGCGCTGCCCACGTTGCCTCAGTCTCACAGAGACACGGGACCCAGGCCAAGCctgcccctctgaagccttcttgtgtctgtctccttcctgcctcctgctctgctTTGGCTGGTACCCCACGTCTCTGCCCGGGGGTTGCAGCCTCTTCGTAACGCTGGAGGATGAGCTCCCCTCGGGAGCCTCCCGGGCCTCGGCCTCAGCCACAAGCCCCAGAGGGCACGGCGCTTGGCGGCAGCGCCCGGCCTCCCCCGCCTCCCACCACTCACAGGAGGCTTCCGCTGCTCCTCTTTCAAAGCTGGGCCAGTGGTCAGAGCTGGCGCCTGTGCCGGCCTCGGGGAAGATCCCACACCCCGTGCGGTGGAGGCCTCAGTCCTCGGGGActgtccccccccaaccccagaaaCATGAGCCAAAGTGGAGATCCGGTGCTGAGCTCCCTGTGGCCCAGAGAAGCGGGGCGTGACAGGGACATGACTGAACGCTGGCCTTGCCACTGGGCTGACCCTTCTGTCGCTCAGGTGGCCTTGCCTCTTCTCTGTGGCGTTACCGTTCCACCGTCAAACAAACACTTGgtgcctcctccccccaccccgagcacAAAGGAGCAAAATCAGATGGTTTTTAGTCAGTGGACCAGTCCTCCTTCCTGCGGGCGTTTCTGGTGTAGCCCCAGCCCAGCACGCAGGCTCCAGATGAGACAACCTGCTTCCAAGAGCGACtctcatttattagctgtgtaaaCCTGGGTcaattacttaacatctctgggcGTCTGCTGCCTCATCCGTAAAGTGGGACTGACACCGATACCTTGGAGAGTTGGATCACATGGGCTGACACACGAACAACATGCAGAAAGTGCCTGGTTCCCGGccagcgggggggcgggggggctcccGCCACCAACTCCGCTCCCTGATGGGAGTCTCCCAGGTGTTGAGTATTGGTGGATCGAGAGCGTTCCCTCTCCAGAGCCAAGCCACTCCAGTGCCCGGAAGGCTTGGGAGCTGGCCTCTGATCTGGAGCTGACATCTGACATGTACAACCCACTTCTGGAACACTCACGCATTCACACCACGTACCCCGAGCACCTTGGCTAAGGCGGACTGGAGACGGGAGCTCAGCCAGGCCCATGGGGAGGCTGACACCGATATCACTAATTGTTCCTGAGGCCCCTCTGGGGACAGCAGGCAGGAAGgcggagcagggagggagggccggCTCTCGGGGGCTGCCAGCCTGGTTTCCCCAGCTGGGCACCGGCTTCAGTCGAATAAGGGCTCTAAGCTCCCATCCTAAGCCCATGCCAGTGCCCAGGTGGTTCTGAGTCTCCGCCTGCCTCTCTGCAACCTCTCTCAGACTCCCAGTGGCCGGAGTTGTGGGTCGGGAGCCCCCCGGGGGAGCTCCGGCCAGATGGATGGGCTCCCGTTCTCCCCCTGCTGGTTGCCAAGAGAAGGACACTTGCCAGGGGGCGGCAGGAAGGGAGAGGCTTGCCGAGGAACTTACGAAGATGATGGCTGGAGAGACAAAGCGCCAGCAGATCTGGAAGAAGAGGGGCGGTGGGAACCCCAGCATCATCTGGATGTCCTGGAAGTACTTCCGGTGCCCTGAGAGAGGGGTGTCAGCAAGGCCGGCGGGGCAGCGTGGgtgggccaggggctgggacaCTAGAGGCCACAGAAGCTCGGGCACTTACCATAGATGTACATGATGGACACACACATGCTGCAGGAGATGATGACCAAGGAGAAGCTGGCCGCGTAGTTGTCCATTAACAGCAGCCAGTAGATGCCTGCCTACGGGCCAGGCGGCGGCTGAGCCGGGAGTGCCTGAGGCCGGGCTCCCCCACCCACGATGCCCCCAGCCTCCGACCCTGGCAACTGCGGCCCAGCCTTTCCCTCAGGTCCTACCTGGCTGGTGAGGGGGAtgcccagcaggaagccagcCACGGCCACGCCCAAGGTCACGTAGGTCTTTTTCTGCAGGATCCACTCATTTCCCACCTCGTCCACAATGGCTGTGACGAGCGTCTCTAGGAGGCAGAACTGCGGCGCGCGGCCGTCAGAGCAGGCGCCTGGCCCTGCCTCGTCCCTCACCCGGCCCCTGGCCCACATCCCGCCCGCATACCTGAGTGCCCAGCCCCAGCAAGATGAGCATGAAGAAGAAGAGCAGAGACCAGAGCGGGGAGATGGGCAGCAGCGTGAGGGCCTCGGGGTAAGCCACGAAGGCGAGGCCAGGGCCGTGGTCAGCCACGCGGGACACGTCCACACCCAGGTGACTGGCCATGAAGCCCAGGATGGAGAAGATGACGAAGCCGGCGTACACGCTGGTGGCACAGTTGGTGACGCTGATGATGATGCTGTCCCTGGGGCGGAGGGAACAGGGCTCAGGCCGCGCGGCTCGCTTCCCTTTGCCCAGGCGGGCAGCCAAAGACCGGGGTGGGAAGTTCTCGGAACCCAGGCCCCCCAACCTCTTTTCTGGTCTGCTCCAGGCCCTTTAAAGTGGGCCGAGGCTCTGGAGTCCCCGCAGAGCCCTGGGGCATCACCGTTCCCCACCCTCTTCTCTCTGTGCTCCCCAGTGACCGGCTGCAGACCCAGTGCTCCGAGGACCTCCAGGTCGCGAGTGGAATGGAGGGACCTCGGCGAGGCCCGGGAGGCCACGCTGGGTCTGGGGacctgggagaggctggggaaggcTGCAGGGTAGAGGGGCGGCCCGGGGCGGGCAGGGGAGGCTCACCGGTAGCAGTTGTTGTGGAACTTGTTGTAGGAAGCCATGGTGATGA
This window of the Ailuropoda melanoleuca isolate Jingjing chromosome 2, ASM200744v2, whole genome shotgun sequence genome carries:
- the SLC6A9 gene encoding LOW QUALITY PROTEIN: sodium- and chloride-dependent glycine transporter 1 (The sequence of the model RefSeq protein was modified relative to this genomic sequence to represent the inferred CDS: inserted 1 base in 1 codon; deleted 2 bases in 1 codon; substituted 1 base at 1 genomic stop codon), whose amino-acid sequence is MRQCRXGAGRGVNEQRRRARRSAHSSWDGLGSWTWGPLLPRAGAFMFPYFIMLVFCGIPLFFMELSFGQFASQGCLGVWKISPMFKGVGYGMTVVSAYIGIYYNVVICIAFYYFFSSMTHVLPWAYCNNPWNTPDCAGVLDASNLTNGSRPTALAGNLSHLLNYSLQRTSPSEEYWRLYVLKLSDDIGNFGEVRLPGQGAPGGVRRRSPSRAXVVYITATFPYVVLTILFVRGVTLEGAFTGIAYYLTPQWDKILEAKVWGDAASQIFYSLGCAWGGLITMASYNKFHNNCYRDSIIISVTNCATSVYAGFVIFSILGFMASHLGVDVSRVADHGPGLAFVAYPEALTLLPISPLWSLLFFFMLILLGLGTQFCLLETLVTAIVDEVGNEWILQKKTYVTLGVAVAGFLLGIPLTSQAGIYWLLLMDNYAASFSLVIISCSMCVSIMYIYGHRKYFQDIQMMLGFPPPLFFQICWRFVSPAIIFFILVFTVIQYQPITYNHYQYPGWAVAIGFLMALSSVICIPLYALFQLCRTDGDTLLQRLKNATKPSRDWGPALLEHQTGRYAPTLPPSPEDGLEVQPLHPDKAQIPTVGSNGSSRLQDSRI
- the CCDC24 gene encoding coiled-coil domain-containing protein 24 isoform X2; amino-acid sequence: MLRDSPSLWGLVEEYVPLPERPEVKRILGETTVDLSLELRAEVGSGQMGHTPGLSQDSGDFPTSSGSLVLPDRSRDLAGFHSPRSPLDSALPLSPSAPFTPVTSLPSRKVSQLSLQVVMLQSLLQEARSSQASGSRPTSDPSSLLAPPPLLRDLVRQELRQLLLGLRQKAICEGRDQTQAWVQYSPRVLHFALEEPKCGLPEQETLQMRAGEPSSQRDLSIIKDQLNVSSIDQVAGHLRSLLEEECHALERMGPVLQGCWALRLRGASPPELKEQKAAMRRELQAPLRPPCVSSSHGSPRAAGRLGRGGEGSGHCSLTAALFRQQPGGSSSRGLSPRPCPHGAAGAQAGPRQGCLPTPPLEHCPRPRPRGLTTTCRWGRKLQCSPGKRPASTLMSGAAPQAPP
- the CCDC24 gene encoding coiled-coil domain-containing protein 24 isoform X1, whose protein sequence is MLRDSPSLWGLVEEYVPLPERPEVKRILGETTVDLSLELRAEVGSGQMGHTPGLSQDSGDFPTSSGSLVLPDRSRDLAGFHSPRSPLDSALPLSPSAPFTPVTSLPSRKVSQLSLQVVMLQSLLQEARSSQASGSRPTSDPSSLLAPPPLLRDLVRQELRQLLLGLRQKAICEGRDQTQAWVQYSPRVLHFALEEPKCGLPEQETLQMRAGEPSSQRDLSIIKDQLNVSSIDQVAGHLRSLLEEECHALERMGPVLQRCLEEEYTGAPQASEATLEPTLAELKEQKAAMRRELQAPLRPPCVSSSHGSPRAAGRLGRGGEGSGHCSLTAALFRQQPGGSSSRGLSPRPCPHGAAGAQAGPRQGCLPTPPLEHCPRPRPRGLTTTCRWGRKLQCSPGKRPASTLMSGAAPQAPP
- the CCDC24 gene encoding coiled-coil domain-containing protein 24 isoform X3; this translates as MLRDSPSLWGLVEEYVPLPERPEVKRILGETTVDLSLELRAEVVMLQSLLQEARSSQASGSRPTSDPSSLLAPPPLLRDLVRQELRQLLLGLRQKAICEGRDQTQAWVQYSPRVLHFALEEPKCGLPEQETLQMRAGEPSSQRDLSIIKDQLNVSSIDQVAGHLRSLLEEECHALERMGPVLQRCLEEEYTGAPQASEATLEPTLAELKEQKAAMRRELQAPLRPPCVSSSHGSPRAAGRLGRGGEGSGHCSLTAALFRQQPGGSSSRGLSPRPCPHGAAGAQAGPRQGCLPTPPLEHCPRPRPRGLTTTCRWGRKLQCSPGKRPASTLMSGAAPQAPP
- the CCDC24 gene encoding coiled-coil domain-containing protein 24 isoform X4 yields the protein MLQSLLQEARSSQASGSRPTSDPSSLLAPPPLLRDLVRQELRQLLLGLRQKAICEGRDQTQAWVQYSPRVLHFALEEPKCGLPEQETLQMRAGEPSSQRDLSIIKDQLNVSSIDQVAGHLRSLLEEECHALERMGPVLQRCLEEEYTGAPQASEATLEPTLAELKEQKAAMRRELQAPLRPPCVSSSHGSPRAAGRLGRGGEGSGHCSLTAALFRQQPGGSSSRGLSPRPCPHGAAGAQAGPRQGCLPTPPLEHCPRPRPRGLTTTCRWGRKLQCSPGKRPASTLMSGAAPQAPP